The Rothia sp. SD9660Na DNA segment TGGAACATCTCCCTGGTAGGAAAGACCCTTAGCCCGGGACGGGGGTAGATCGCAGTTAGCAACCAGGGCCCGCCCACCCGGCAGGCAGACCTGCCCACCATGGGTGTGGCCCGCAAAGATAGCCTGGGCGCCGTCGTCCGCAAAGCGGCCCAGGGTGCGCAGGTAGGGGGCGTGGCAGACACCCAGGCGGACGCTCGGGCTCGGCTCCGCATCGAAAGCGGTGGGGGAGAAACCGGGGTGGCGGTCGTACTCCAGGTGGGGGTCATCCACCCCGGAGAACTCTAGGCGCAGCCCTGCTACGGTGAGCGCCTCATAGCGGTTAATCAGCCCTACCCAGCCGCGAGCATCGAAGGCATCGTGCATCACCTGGGTGGGGAGTACCGCGCGGGTCTGGTCGTTGGCCTCGTCCCCGGTGTTCTTCTTCCAGAGATAGCGGGCCGGGTTCTTGGGCACCGGGGCAAAGTAACAGTTAGAGCCCGGCACATAGACACCCGGAAAGTCCATTAGAGGGTCAAGCGCTTCGAGAAGGGCGGGCAGGCCGTCCATATGGGAGAGGTTATCGCCGGTATTGATGACCAGGTCAGGCTCCAGCTCGGCCAGAGAATGCATAAAAGCGATTTTCCGAGCCTGCCCCGGAATCATATGCATATCCGAGATATGCAGAATCTTAAAATCGGGGGTGCCAGCCGGCAGAATGGGCAGGGCTTCCCTGCGCACCTGGAAGTTATTGAGCTCAATAAAGTGGGCATAAGCGGCCGTGGCGGCCCCAGCCACAGCACCTGCTACCAGAACCCCTGAAAGGGTCTGGGCAAGAGCACCAGCTGAAGCCGCCACGCCACGAGAATTCTGAGAATTCACGGGAGTCCTTACTGGTTAGTACCAAGAACCTTGTTCGAAGGAGTATCGAACTTATCGGTGTTGTAGTTCTTCGCCTGAGCCTGCATGAACTTCTGCCACTGGGCACCTGCGTAGGTGGCACCGTCCACGTAGTACAGAACCCTACCGTTGATGGAAAGGCCGTTGAGGGGGCGAGAGGTATTTTCAACACTACCCACCCATGACGCGGTGGAGAGACCCCGGGTGTACCCAACGGTCCAGGTGTGGGCGGAGTTATCGGTAGTACCGGTCTTAGCGGCGGACGCATCGGGCAGGCCAATGCCGCGCTGGTAACCCGAACCGTCCACCAGAACCTGCTTGAGCACGTAGTTCACGCCGTTGGCAACGTCCTCTTCAAGTACGCGCTCACAGGTGGACTTGTAAATCTTGACCTCGGTATCGCCCTTGGTGACCTTTTCCAGCGCCATAGGCTCGCAGTAGGTACCACCGCTCGCGAAAGTAGCATAGGCTGCTGCCATAGCGAGGGGAGTGGTACCGCGTTCCCAGCCACCGAGCAGGTAGGCAGGATTATTCATGTTGTAAGGGTCATTGCCCGAACCATCGGTAATACGGAGCTTGGCGCGAAGGTCGTTGATGGCGCAGGCATCGGTCACCGACGCCATCTTAATGGCGTAGGAGTTAATGGAGTTCTTCAGGCCGTAGGCTACTGTGCCCCAGGTTCGGCTTGAGCCATCTGCGTTCTGGAAGGAGTAGCCGGTTCCAGAGCTTGAAAGCACGTACCCCTCAGGCTGGCAGCTAGCAGGCCACTGGAAACTTTGCGGGTAGCTGATAGTGGTGCCATCGATGGTAGCGTTGACGCCCTTGCCGTCCTTAATCCACTGGGCTAGAAGCACGGCCTTGAAAGTTGAACCGGGCTGCCAACCCGCTACACCGCCATGATCCACATCCGCATTGAAGTTGAAGTAGTTATCAGCAAAGTTGCTCGTATCAGAAGGGCCGTAGCCAGAATTCTGAGCCATGGCAATAATCTTTCCGCTACCGGGAGCAACGGAAACGAGAGCGGCACTGACGCGGTCGGGGTTGTTGGTGGAAGGCTGGGTGGCCTCAACCTGGGTCTTGGCGTCCTTCTGTGCGTCAGGGTCAATGGTGGTGACGATCTTGTAGCCGCCGCGGTAGAGGGCATTTTCACGGTCCTCTTCGGTGGCACCGTAGGTCTCGTCACCCAGGAAATCAAATATTGCGTACCTACAGAAATGCGCAAAGTCGCCGGCGGTGGAGCAGCCCATGGGGGTGGTGTGAATATCGAGAGTGATCTCTTCGTTCAGGGCGTCAGAGTATTCGTCCTCGGTGATTTTGCCGTCGCGGAGCATAGTGCCCAGAACTACGTTACGGCGTTCCTTGGACAGCTCGGGGTTAACATCGGGGCGGTAGATGTTAGGTGAAACCACCATACCCGCCAGAACCGCCGACTGGGAGATGCTGAGCTCTGATGCTGAAATGCCCCAGTAGTAGTAGGCTGCGGCTTCTACGCCGTAGTTGGAACCGCCCAGGTTGATGATGTTGAGGTAGCCCTCCAGAATCTGGTCTTTAGAGAGATTCTGCTCCATCGAGATAGCCAGCTTAATTTCCTTGATCTTATCAAGGTAGTCCTTATTGGCACCCAGGGTACCTGCCTCGGTACCCGCTTGCTCAGCGGCATCAATCAGAAGGTTGTTGACGTACTGCTGGGTCAGAGTAGAAGCGCCCTGACGAGCTTCGGGGTTAATAACGTTATTGACCAGGGCACGGGCGATACCCATGGGGGAAACCGCACCGTGCTCGTAGAAGTTACGGTCTTCAGACGAAAGAATTGCATCCTTCATGTGCTGGGAAATGTCATCCAGCGTCACCTCGGTGCGGTTCTGAGCGTAGTAGGACGCCAGCTCAGTCTTGCCGTCATTCGCGTAGATAACGGACGGCTGAGAGAGCGGCCCGTCGCTGAGGGAAGCGGGCAGACTCTTAAACCAGTTCATTGATGCATTGATAGATGCACTCAGGGCCGTGGTGGGCGGCACCATAATCAGCGCCGCAATAAAACCGGCAATGATGCTCAGCGCAACAAACTGAACAAGGTCGCCGGGGCTACGGCGCCTCTTTCGCACATTCTTTGAAGAAGCCATTGCATCAGTTTATCGGCTCAGGGCGAAAAGCGCACCGGCGTGCATGTCACAGCCACCCAAGAAAAACCTGTGAGAGGTGTAAGAGTCGTCTTTTTAGCCCCGGTGGTCTAGGCTTGGTGCTATGGAAAAATGGGAATACGCAACAGTGCCCCTGATGATTCACGCAACCAAGCAGATCCTCGATAACTGGGGTGAAGACGGCTGGGAGCTCGTTACCGTGCTCCCCGGTGCCCCCGCCCCCAGCGGTGCCACCCCCGCCGGTAATATGGTTGCTCCCACTCAGGGCAATCCAATCGCCTACTTCAAGCGCAAGAAGGCTAGCAACTAAATACTCACACCAGAACCGGGTTCAGGCTGACCATAGCCACGAGCCCGGTTTTTGGCCCCTAGAAACACTGCTTTTCAAGAAGGTACACCGTGTCAAAGATCGAAGATCGACTCACAGAACTAGGCTACGACCTACCCGAGCTGGCAGCCCCGGTAGCCGCCTACGTTCCTGCCGTCACCAGCGGCAACTATGTCTACACCTCGGGCCAGCTACCTTTCGTTAAGGGCGAGCTACCCGCCACCGGCAAGGTCTCAGATTCCGGCGCTGAAGGCTTTGTAGACCCCGAAACCGCCCAGAAACTAGCTGGCCTCTCAGCTCTGAACGCCCTGGCTGCTGTCAAGTCCGTCATCGGCGATCTTGACCGCGTCACCCGCGTGGTCAAGGTGGTCGGTTTCGTTTCATCAGACCCCTCCTTCACCGGCCAGCCCGCCGTCATCAACGGGGCCTCCCTGCTTCTGGGTGAGGTCTTTGGCGAGGCGGGCGTGCACGCCCGCTCAGCCGTTGGTGTGCCGGTACTGCCGCTGGATTCCCCGGTAGAAGTTGAAATCATCGTGGAATATGCCTAGCCAACCCATGTACACCGGTGCACTCAAACGGGTGCCGCCGCCGGCGTCCGCCCCCTATGCTTCGGTGGCGGCCCCCGCCCCCAAAACCCACCCCATCCCATCGAGCCAGCAGGACTCAGCCCGTACCTGGCTCGATGAAGGGGAGTGCACCCCGCGCGCGGCCAAGCCCGCCGCCGCGGTCGTTTTTGTGCGCGATGGCGCCTCAGGGCCCGAAACCTTTATGACCTACCGCGTGAAATCGCCCATGGGGCGGGTTGCCTTCCCCGGCGGGTTAGGCGTGCCCGAGGACGCCGCCCCTACCGGCTGGGTCGGGCCCGGTGGCGACTACTGGGCTAAGGCTTTTAGCGAGGACGACCTGGGGGCAGCGCACGCAGTTGTGGTCACCGCAGTGCGTGAGCTCTTTGAAGAGACCGGCGTGCTCTTAGCTGGCAGCGGTGAGCTCTCAACCATCGAACTCACTAGCGGGCACGAATGCATGGCCTCCCGCCAGGCCGTTGCCCAGCAGGATAAAACCTTTGCTGACTACCTTGAACGCCGGGGCCTGAAGATTCGCGCCGACCTGCTTAAACCCTTAGCGCGTTGGCAGTCACCGGGCTTCTTCCATAAGCGCTACGACATTCACTACTTCACCTGCGCTGTGCCTGTAGGGCAGAGCCCCTCCCTGCTAGCTGGCAAGGGTATCTGGGGGCGTTGGGTGAACGTGCGTGACCTGGTAGCTCACCCCACAAGCGTGGAGCTCGGTAATGAAATTGGGCAGGAGGACACCATCGGGGTTCCCTTCCAAGAGCTGGTGACCCCCGGCGTCATGTACCTGCTCGAACAGCTGGCGACCTCATCGGGGGCGGTAGCCTTTCTGGCTAAACGGCGTCAGGTTTCCCTCTACCTGCCCGAGGTCAAGCAGGACGCCGCAGGCACCTGCTACCTGGCGGTGCAGGAGAAAAAGGTTTAGAGCTGACCAGGGCAACAATAACCCCTTATCAGGCATGGTGCGCTAGGGGCTAAAAAAGCCGGGTGACCAGTTATGAAAACTGGTCACCCGGCTTTTTATCAAGCGGTGCGGACGCCCGCCCTACCTTAGCGGGAGCGCTGGCGCAGACGCTGCAGGTCGAGGATGACCACAGCGCGAGCTTCCAGACGGATCCAGCCGCGGGAAACGAACTCAGCCAGGGCCTTGTTCACGGTCTCACGGGAAGCGCCGACCAGCTGGGCCAGCTCTTCCTGAGTCAGTTCGTGGGCAACCAGCACACCGTCGGTGGCGGGACGGCCGAAGCGGTCAGCCAGGTCAAGCAGGGCCTTGGCAACGCGGCCGGGGACGTCTGAGAAGACCAGGTCGGCCAGGTTCTCGTTGGTGCGGCGCAGACGGCGGGCCAGAGCCTGCAGGACCTGTGCGGAGATGTTGGGGGACTTCTCCATGGCCTTGCGCAGGGACTCGTGCTTCACCCCAGCCAGGCGGGTCTCAGAAACAGCGGTTGCGCTGGTTGAACGGGGTGAGGGGTCGAACAGGGCCATCTCGCCGAAGATTTCGCCGGGGCCCATGATAGCTACCAGGTTCTCACGGCCGTCGGAGGCAGTGCGGCCCAGCTTCATCTTGCCTGAGATAACGAAGTAGAGCTGGTCGCCCTGGTCGCCTTCGTAGAAGAGGGTGGCGCCGCGTGAAAGGTCAACTTCGGTGATGTCTTCGGTCAGCGCTGCAAAGGCTTCGTCGTCGAGTGAAGCGAACAGCGGAGCACGGCGTAGTACTTCAATATCCATGGTTCTCTTTTACTCCTGAAATGATGGATCTAAAGGGCGATTCGAGTGCGGTGCCTTGTACGTACAGGGCGGGCAGACTTCTAAGCATAGTCTTTGCCTAGTTCATCACACAGCACTTTTATCTGTGACTTATTCAACTATTACGAGCCTACAGGATATTTGGTGCTTTCGATACCCAAAGACGGCAGGGCGCTGCCGCTTCACCGAGAATTTTTCCCTAGTTTCCGCCTATTTTTTCAGGTTGGGAGTGTAGGCTGTGGTATTCCTGTGAAAGCTGAGCCCCGGCAGGGCCCCTAGCATCTGTCCCGGTGTGTCTGATCACTGCGGCAGACGGTAGAGCCCAGCCAGCTTTGCCTTCCTCGTTGAATGGAGAGTCATGACCGTTCTTGACTGGGTTATTATCGCTATCATCGCCCTCTACTTTTTAGCCGGTGTGCGGCAGGGGCTCTTTGTCACCCTGGGTACCTTCGTGGGTTTTGTGCTGGGTGCTGTTACCGCTATCTACGCCACCCCCTGGGTGATTAGCCAGGTCAGTTCACGGTGGTATCTGCTTGCCGGGTTAGGCACGGTGCTTGCCTGCCTGGTGCTGGGGCAGACCCTGGGCATGACCCTGGGCAGCGCTATTCGCAGGGCTAGTGACCGCACGCCCCTGCGCGGCCTAGAGCGCCTGGCTGGCGGCATCCTGAACATGGTGCTTGCGTCGCTGGTCATCGTGACCGTGGTGCTGGTCGTCCGCCCCCTGGGCATCCCAGCGGTTACCGCCCTCACCGCGGAATCTAAGGTGGTGACCTGGATGATGCAGGTGACCCCGGCGTCCGCCCAGGAGAAGGTTACCGAAATCCGCGGCCAAATCGTGCAGGCTACCGGTCTTCCTGAAATCTCCCAGCTGCTCTACCCCGAGCAGTCTGCCCCCCTAGGCACCCTGCAAACGGCGGCCCTAGACGAGGCCGGGTGGTCGGTTGTGCAGCTGGTGGGATCAGCTCAGGCTTGTAATTACACATCAGAGGGGTCAGGGTTCGTGGTGGACGGCGGCCTGGTTA contains these protein-coding regions:
- a CDS encoding metallophosphoesterase, which encodes MVAGAVAGAATAAYAHFIELNNFQVRREALPILPAGTPDFKILHISDMHMIPGQARKIAFMHSLAELEPDLVINTGDNLSHMDGLPALLEALDPLMDFPGVYVPGSNCYFAPVPKNPARYLWKKNTGDEANDQTRAVLPTQVMHDAFDARGWVGLINRYEALTVAGLRLEFSGVDDPHLEYDRHPGFSPTAFDAEPSPSVRLGVCHAPYLRTLGRFADDGAQAIFAGHTHGGQVCLPGGRALVANCDLPPSRAKGLSYQGDVPVQVTAGLGTSRYAQVRLFCPPEAVLVTLTAR
- a CDS encoding transglycosylase domain-containing protein, translated to MASSKNVRKRRRSPGDLVQFVALSIIAGFIAALIMVPPTTALSASINASMNWFKSLPASLSDGPLSQPSVIYANDGKTELASYYAQNRTEVTLDDISQHMKDAILSSEDRNFYEHGAVSPMGIARALVNNVINPEARQGASTLTQQYVNNLLIDAAEQAGTEAGTLGANKDYLDKIKEIKLAISMEQNLSKDQILEGYLNIINLGGSNYGVEAAAYYYWGISASELSISQSAVLAGMVVSPNIYRPDVNPELSKERRNVVLGTMLRDGKITEDEYSDALNEEITLDIHTTPMGCSTAGDFAHFCRYAIFDFLGDETYGATEEDRENALYRGGYKIVTTIDPDAQKDAKTQVEATQPSTNNPDRVSAALVSVAPGSGKIIAMAQNSGYGPSDTSNFADNYFNFNADVDHGGVAGWQPGSTFKAVLLAQWIKDGKGVNATIDGTTISYPQSFQWPASCQPEGYVLSSSGTGYSFQNADGSSRTWGTVAYGLKNSINSYAIKMASVTDACAINDLRAKLRITDGSGNDPYNMNNPAYLLGGWERGTTPLAMAAAYATFASGGTYCEPMALEKVTKGDTEVKIYKSTCERVLEEDVANGVNYVLKQVLVDGSGYQRGIGLPDASAAKTGTTDNSAHTWTVGYTRGLSTASWVGSVENTSRPLNGLSINGRVLYYVDGATYAGAQWQKFMQAQAKNYNTDKFDTPSNKVLGTNQ
- a CDS encoding DUF4177 domain-containing protein; its protein translation is MEKWEYATVPLMIHATKQILDNWGEDGWELVTVLPGAPAPSGATPAGNMVAPTQGNPIAYFKRKKASN
- a CDS encoding RidA family protein, producing MSKIEDRLTELGYDLPELAAPVAAYVPAVTSGNYVYTSGQLPFVKGELPATGKVSDSGAEGFVDPETAQKLAGLSALNALAAVKSVIGDLDRVTRVVKVVGFVSSDPSFTGQPAVINGASLLLGEVFGEAGVHARSAVGVPVLPLDSPVEVEIIVEYA
- a CDS encoding NUDIX hydrolase, which produces MPSQPMYTGALKRVPPPASAPYASVAAPAPKTHPIPSSQQDSARTWLDEGECTPRAAKPAAAVVFVRDGASGPETFMTYRVKSPMGRVAFPGGLGVPEDAAPTGWVGPGGDYWAKAFSEDDLGAAHAVVVTAVRELFEETGVLLAGSGELSTIELTSGHECMASRQAVAQQDKTFADYLERRGLKIRADLLKPLARWQSPGFFHKRYDIHYFTCAVPVGQSPSLLAGKGIWGRWVNVRDLVAHPTSVELGNEIGQEDTIGVPFQELVTPGVMYLLEQLATSSGAVAFLAKRRQVSLYLPEVKQDAAGTCYLAVQEKKV
- a CDS encoding Crp/Fnr family transcriptional regulator — its product is MDIEVLRRAPLFASLDDEAFAALTEDITEVDLSRGATLFYEGDQGDQLYFVISGKMKLGRTASDGRENLVAIMGPGEIFGEMALFDPSPRSTSATAVSETRLAGVKHESLRKAMEKSPNISAQVLQALARRLRRTNENLADLVFSDVPGRVAKALLDLADRFGRPATDGVLVAHELTQEELAQLVGASRETVNKALAEFVSRGWIRLEARAVVILDLQRLRQRSR
- a CDS encoding MarP family serine protease — translated: MTVLDWVIIAIIALYFLAGVRQGLFVTLGTFVGFVLGAVTAIYATPWVISQVSSRWYLLAGLGTVLACLVLGQTLGMTLGSAIRRASDRTPLRGLERLAGGILNMVLASLVIVTVVLVVRPLGIPAVTALTAESKVVTWMMQVTPASAQEKVTEIRGQIVQATGLPEISQLLYPEQSAPLGTLQTAALDEAGWSVVQLVGSAQACNYTSEGSGFVVDGGLVITNAHVLAGVSTPTLLSRDGQAVTGDVVYYDTERDIAIVSAPDLALAPLTVNGAEVASDTEVAFMGYPGGGPFISRAAIVQGLGYTQTINSQTGETNPSRLVYQLAAQVQQGNSGGPVLTEDGQVVAMVFAKSTQSQTGYAVPASQILEALAQVSAASPEVATGQCVPN